A region of Cytophagales bacterium DNA encodes the following proteins:
- a CDS encoding class I SAM-dependent methyltransferase: MALDELKFVENIDPIVKGEKVVDLGCGTGRFTIWLSRSGAEVTGVDFSEEMLKIAKEKSNNNIEYIVHDLSKPFPFKTGSFDKVISTLVLEHIADLGLFFKEIKRICKRSGAIYVSAMHPAMMLKGNQANFTDPLSGDEIRPKGYPNQIADFVVNINKAGLLIEDMKEYVCTKELADKFPKAVKYFNWPILLSFKLKII; this comes from the coding sequence ATGGCATTGGATGAGCTGAAATTTGTAGAAAATATTGACCCCATTGTAAAAGGAGAAAAAGTAGTTGACCTTGGCTGCGGTACAGGAAGGTTTACAATATGGCTTTCAAGATCAGGAGCAGAAGTAACGGGTGTTGACTTTTCAGAAGAAATGTTAAAAATAGCGAAAGAAAAAAGTAATAACAATATTGAATATATAGTACACGATCTATCAAAACCATTTCCCTTCAAAACAGGTTCCTTTGATAAAGTTATCAGCACTTTGGTGTTAGAGCATATCGCTGATTTAGGACTGTTTTTTAAAGAAATAAAAAGAATTTGCAAAAGATCAGGTGCTATTTATGTTTCTGCCATGCATCCTGCAATGATGTTAAAAGGCAACCAGGCAAATTTTACCGATCCGCTATCGGGTGATGAAATAAGGCCAAAGGGGTACCCCAATCAAATAGCAGACTTTGTAGTAAACATCAATAAAGCAGGGTTGCTGATTGAAGATATGAAAGAATATGTGTGTACAAAAGAACTTGCAGATAAATTTCCAAAGGCTGTCAAATATTTCAACTGGCCTATATTATTAAGTTTTAAATTGAAAATTATTTGA
- a CDS encoding Fic family protein, whose product MKVYIYQKDSWPNFNWNNEKLLPLLGKVRNLQGKLVGKMESLGFELRSEAVLETLTLDVLKTTEIEGKILNPEQVRSSIARRLGMDVSGLIPSDRDVDGAVDMMLDATQNFDKPLTRERLFDWHFALFPTERSGMYKIIVGNWRDDSTGPMQVVSGALGKEKVHYQAPDASEIENEINQFLIWFNDNDDQDLVIKAGIAHLWFITLHPFEDGNGRIARAITDMLLAKSDGISQRFYSMSAQIRRERKEYYNVLEKTQKGTVDITNWIEWFLNCLLNSLNSSNQTLRKVIFKHRFWNKNADKLQNNRQKLLLNKLLDGFDGKLTSSKWAKVAKCSTDTALRDIQDLMNKKILRKSEGGGRSTSYELIELNVKT is encoded by the coding sequence ATGAAAGTTTATATCTATCAAAAAGACAGTTGGCCTAACTTTAATTGGAACAATGAAAAATTGTTACCACTATTGGGTAAGGTTCGTAATCTCCAAGGGAAATTAGTCGGAAAAATGGAATCCCTTGGTTTTGAATTACGTAGTGAGGCGGTTCTGGAAACCCTTACTCTTGACGTTTTAAAAACTACAGAAATTGAAGGTAAAATCCTAAATCCTGAACAAGTTCGTTCTTCTATTGCCCGTAGATTAGGAATGGATGTTTCAGGACTAATTCCATCAGACAGAGATGTTGACGGAGCCGTGGACATGATGCTTGATGCAACTCAAAACTTTGATAAACCGTTAACCAGAGAAAGACTTTTTGATTGGCATTTTGCACTTTTTCCAACAGAACGAAGCGGAATGTATAAAATTATAGTTGGCAATTGGAGGGATGATTCAACTGGTCCTATGCAAGTAGTATCTGGCGCACTTGGAAAAGAAAAAGTTCATTATCAAGCGCCTGATGCTTCTGAAATCGAAAATGAAATAAATCAGTTTTTAATTTGGTTTAATGACAATGATGACCAAGACCTGGTCATAAAAGCGGGCATAGCACATTTATGGTTTATAACCTTGCATCCATTTGAAGATGGGAATGGTAGAATTGCTCGTGCGATTACGGATATGCTTTTAGCCAAATCCGATGGAATTTCTCAGAGATTTTATAGCATGTCTGCACAAATTCGTAGAGAAAGAAAGGAATATTACAATGTTTTGGAAAAAACACAAAAAGGAACTGTTGATATAACGAATTGGATTGAATGGTTTTTAAACTGCTTACTAAACTCTTTAAATTCATCAAATCAAACTCTAAGAAAAGTAATATTCAAACATAGATTTTGGAACAAGAATGCAGATAAACTTCAAAATAACAGGCAAAAACTTCTGTTAAACAAATTATTAGATGGATTTGATGGGAAGTTGACTTCTTCTAAATGGGCAAAAGTTGCTAAATGTTCAACTGACACCGCATTACGTGACATTCAAGATTTGATGAATAAAAAAATATTAAGAAAATCAGAAGGCGGTGGAAGGAGTACAAGCTATGAATTGATTGAATTGAACGTAAAAACATAA
- the secA gene encoding preprotein translocase subunit SecA — protein sequence MIEIIIKVLSKVFGSKSEKDIKKLIPIIELIKDEFSKLQEISNDELRAKTTEVKAFIDERLKATDEQIAGLNQKIEDDPEMVIYEKEEIFNQVDKLEEGRNEQLEDVLMEALPKAFAIVKETARRFKENEQLEVTATFHDKKIAGEKSHVEIKGEKAVWYNKWDVRGNETTWDMVHYDVQLVGGIVLHQGKVAEMATGEGKTLVATLPSFLNALAKRGVHIVTVNNYLATRDAEWMGPIIEFHGLTVDCIDKYEPNSEERKNAYNADVTYGTNNEFGFDYLRDNMARNPDDLVQRKLHYTMVDEVDSVLIDDARTPLIISGPVPKGDEHEFYELRPRIARLFEAQKKVVGSFLNEAKNKLSEKGDKEGGHALFRAFRGLPKYKPLIKYLSEPNIKAKLLKTENFYLQDNQKMMPEADAPLYFTIDEKNNTIDLTEKGIDLITGEGEDQHFFILPDIGSEIAVIENDKAISDEDKLQKKEDLLKNYAAKSQRIHAVNQLLKAYTLFEKDVDYILVDGKVKIVDEQTGRVLEGRRYSDGLHQAIEAKENVKVEDATQTYATVTLQNYFRMYHKLCGMTGTAETEAGELWEIYKLDVVVIPTNEPCIRDDRQDFVYKTMREKYNAVADEIAALSKEGRPSLLGTTSVENSELLSRMLKLRNIKHQVLNAKFHQKEAEVVANAGVSGTVTIATNMAGRGTDIKLAPESRDAGGLAIIGTERHESRRVDRQLRGRSARQGDAGTSQFFVSLEDNLMRLFGSDRIARIMDRLGIEEGEVIQHSMISKSIERAQKKVEQNNFGVRKRLLEYDNVMNSQREVVYKRRKNALFGDRLEVDILNMLYDACEDIVLNNQAPGNIENFKLNVIKTLALNTEIGEEEFEKLKADDLTQKLYDEAYIFYNRKKQAIAEKSFPVIKNIHKTRGATIENVVVPFTDGIKQIAVVANLKKSVETKCVELVTSMEKFISLAIIDQAWTEHLRAMDDLKQSVQSAVYEQKDPLLIYKFEAFELFKQMIGKVNEETISFLFRADIPVQEPEQVQEAKRPASMQNLKENKEDSQSLLTNGQPEMATNRQAAEATMPAKSEKIVGRNQKVTVQYADGTVKKDIKFKKIEDDIRSNKCVLVEE from the coding sequence ATGATCGAAATAATCATCAAAGTACTTTCCAAAGTCTTTGGCAGTAAGTCAGAAAAGGATATCAAGAAACTTATCCCTATCATTGAATTGATCAAAGATGAGTTTAGTAAGCTTCAGGAAATTTCAAATGATGAGCTTAGAGCAAAGACCACGGAAGTAAAGGCTTTTATTGATGAAAGGCTCAAAGCAACCGATGAACAAATTGCTGGGCTGAACCAGAAGATAGAAGATGATCCTGAAATGGTTATCTATGAAAAGGAGGAGATCTTTAACCAGGTTGACAAATTAGAAGAAGGCAGAAACGAGCAATTAGAAGATGTATTAATGGAAGCCCTTCCAAAAGCTTTTGCCATCGTGAAGGAAACTGCCAGGAGGTTTAAAGAGAACGAACAATTAGAAGTTACCGCCACATTTCATGATAAAAAAATTGCCGGTGAGAAAAGTCATGTAGAGATAAAGGGCGAAAAGGCTGTCTGGTATAATAAGTGGGATGTGCGGGGTAATGAAACAACCTGGGATATGGTACATTATGATGTTCAGCTTGTAGGCGGCATCGTGCTGCACCAGGGAAAGGTTGCCGAAATGGCTACCGGTGAAGGAAAAACATTGGTCGCAACTTTACCATCCTTCCTCAATGCACTTGCTAAAAGAGGCGTGCATATCGTTACGGTAAATAATTACCTGGCAACCAGGGATGCTGAATGGATGGGCCCGATCATTGAATTTCACGGGCTTACGGTTGATTGCATTGATAAATATGAACCCAACTCCGAAGAAAGAAAAAATGCCTACAACGCAGATGTAACCTATGGCACCAATAACGAATTCGGCTTTGACTACCTGCGTGATAACATGGCAAGGAACCCGGATGATCTGGTACAGAGAAAACTCCATTATACCATGGTAGATGAAGTTGATTCTGTACTTATTGATGATGCACGAACGCCTTTGATCATTTCCGGTCCTGTTCCAAAGGGGGATGAACATGAGTTTTATGAGCTCAGGCCCAGGATTGCCCGCCTTTTTGAAGCACAAAAGAAAGTGGTAGGCAGTTTTTTAAATGAAGCAAAAAACAAATTAAGCGAAAAGGGCGATAAGGAAGGAGGGCACGCACTTTTCAGGGCATTCAGGGGACTTCCCAAATATAAACCCCTGATCAAATACCTGAGTGAACCAAATATCAAAGCAAAATTACTGAAAACCGAAAACTTTTATTTGCAGGACAATCAGAAAATGATGCCTGAGGCAGATGCTCCTCTTTACTTTACGATTGATGAAAAAAATAATACCATAGACCTTACTGAGAAAGGAATCGACCTGATAACTGGTGAAGGAGAAGACCAGCATTTCTTCATCTTACCTGATATTGGTTCTGAAATTGCCGTTATAGAAAACGATAAAGCGATTTCAGATGAAGATAAGCTTCAAAAGAAAGAGGATCTCCTGAAGAATTATGCCGCCAAATCCCAAAGAATCCATGCTGTCAATCAGTTGTTAAAAGCCTATACGCTCTTTGAAAAAGATGTTGATTACATCCTGGTAGATGGCAAAGTAAAGATAGTTGATGAGCAGACAGGCCGTGTTTTGGAAGGCAGACGGTATTCGGATGGCTTGCACCAGGCGATAGAAGCCAAAGAAAATGTAAAAGTAGAAGATGCTACACAGACCTACGCTACCGTTACCTTGCAGAATTATTTCAGAATGTACCACAAACTCTGCGGTATGACAGGTACTGCAGAAACAGAAGCTGGCGAACTCTGGGAAATCTATAAGCTTGACGTAGTGGTTATTCCAACCAATGAGCCTTGTATCAGGGATGACAGGCAAGACTTTGTATATAAGACTATGAGGGAAAAGTATAATGCTGTGGCTGATGAGATCGCAGCGCTTTCCAAAGAGGGAAGGCCATCGCTCTTAGGTACAACTTCCGTAGAAAATTCAGAGCTGTTAAGCAGGATGTTGAAATTAAGAAATATCAAACACCAGGTGTTGAATGCCAAATTTCATCAAAAGGAAGCTGAAGTTGTCGCTAATGCAGGAGTTTCCGGTACTGTTACAATTGCAACCAACATGGCGGGTCGTGGTACGGATATTAAGCTTGCTCCTGAATCAAGAGATGCTGGCGGGCTTGCCATCATCGGGACAGAAAGGCACGAATCAAGGCGTGTAGACAGGCAGTTGAGAGGTCGTTCAGCCAGGCAGGGAGATGCCGGAACTTCCCAGTTCTTTGTATCGCTTGAAGATAACCTGATGCGGCTTTTTGGCTCTGACAGGATTGCGAGGATCATGGACAGGCTTGGTATTGAAGAAGGTGAAGTGATACAGCATTCAATGATCAGCAAATCAATTGAAAGAGCGCAGAAAAAGGTAGAACAAAACAACTTCGGAGTCCGGAAAAGATTATTGGAATATGATAATGTGATGAATTCGCAGCGGGAAGTGGTCTATAAAAGAAGAAAAAATGCCCTTTTTGGAGATAGGCTTGAAGTAGATATCCTCAATATGCTCTATGATGCGTGTGAAGATATTGTGCTGAATAACCAGGCGCCAGGCAATATTGAGAATTTCAAGCTTAATGTGATCAAAACGTTAGCGCTCAATACTGAAATTGGGGAGGAGGAATTTGAAAAATTAAAAGCTGATGACCTGACACAAAAACTTTATGATGAAGCCTATATCTTCTATAATCGTAAGAAGCAGGCAATAGCAGAAAAATCGTTCCCGGTAATTAAAAATATCCATAAAACCAGAGGCGCTACCATTGAAAATGTAGTCGTGCCTTTTACCGATGGCATCAAACAGATCGCTGTAGTTGCCAACCTTAAAAAATCTGTTGAAACCAAATGTGTTGAGCTGGTAACCTCCATGGAAAAGTTCATCTCGCTGGCAATCATTGACCAGGCGTGGACCGAGCATTTGCGGGCAATGGATGACCTGAAGCAATCTGTTCAAAGCGCTGTTTATGAACAAAAAGACCCGCTCCTGATCTATAAATTTGAGGCATTTGAGCTTTTTAAACAAATGATTGGCAAGGTAAATGAGGAAACCATCTCATTCCTGTTCAGAGCAGATATACCTGTGCAGGAACCCGAACAGGTACAGGAAGCAAAGAGACCCGCCAGTATGCAGAATTTGAAGGAAAATAAGGAAGATAGCCAATCATTATTGACGAATGGCCAGCCTGAAATGGCAACTAATCGTCAGGCTGCTGAAGCGACTATGCCGGCAAAATCAGAGAAAATTGTTGGCAGAAATCAAAAAGTAACCGTGCAATATGCAGATGGTACTGTAAAAAAAGACATAAAGTTCAAAAAGATAGAAGACGATATCAGGAGTAATAAATGTGTGCTGGTGGAAGAATGA
- a CDS encoding CAP domain-containing protein, whose product MKKAPLIYPALLIILLLVSINIFAQVNVSQAEAKKALELLDKLLGTEEEDQSDTDMVEKVKVIYDDTVRSVVIKYERKWQDERLFMLLLNITRILTLRHPLIGVRTFKMQEGAYAHSKDMAEIDSMSHDNFNKRHKKYNFSGENVVWIFYTHHYDRVGVAAFEFYWSWLTSKGHRQNMLSRDYLFTGVGFCKRETIRYNIHGHVMWHYADVYGTQVFR is encoded by the coding sequence ATGAAAAAAGCCCCATTAATATATCCTGCACTATTGATAATTTTATTATTAGTTAGTATCAATATTTTTGCACAGGTTAATGTAAGTCAAGCCGAAGCAAAAAAAGCATTAGAATTACTTGACAAACTGTTGGGAACGGAAGAAGAAGACCAATCTGATACTGACATGGTTGAAAAAGTAAAGGTGATTTATGATGATACTGTCCGTAGTGTTGTAATTAAATACGAGAGAAAATGGCAGGATGAAAGATTATTTATGCTTCTTTTAAATATTACCCGTATTTTAACACTTCGGCATCCTCTGATAGGTGTACGTACTTTTAAAATGCAGGAAGGTGCATATGCCCATTCAAAGGATATGGCTGAAATTGATAGTATGAGTCATGATAATTTTAATAAAAGACATAAAAAGTACAATTTTTCAGGCGAGAATGTTGTATGGATTTTTTATACCCACCATTATGACAGAGTTGGTGTTGCAGCATTTGAATTCTACTGGAGTTGGCTGACATCAAAAGGACACAGGCAGAATATGCTTAGCCGGGATTATCTTTTTACAGGAGTTGGTTTCTGTAAAAGAGAAACAATAAGATACAACATACATGGACACGTAATGTGGCATTATGCTGATGTCTATGGCACTCAGGTATTTAGATAA